The DNA region AGTAAATATTGTTGTATTACTAATTGTTAATGAAAAAACATcaattttgtgaatgggcagcatacaatTTGAAAGTAAACAGCTAAAATGACATACTTTACTTTAAAATTTCAGACCTTAATTTCTAGCATAATTTGTTATAGACGGCACTACAGCTTCTGGAAGGGCATTTACATCTAAGTAAAATGCACATAGACCCCCTCTTTCATGTATTTCAACTTGAATTCAAAGGTGGTTTTTTTTGCTGTAGAGTGTATTTAATATACAGTAATAGTGTGTTTTCACTTAACTTCCCTAAAGAAAAAATACTGTGTTGTACTGCCATATCAATCCTGCAGTATTACTGTAGTGTTAGTGAATGCTTGGTTTTGGACAGAGaaaatgcacatttcaaaaaTCACTGCACCTTAATGCACAACTCATACAACTTATATACTTTTGATCACAAACTTATGACAACCCTGTCGTAAAACTGCAGTCCTGTGCATTTTGTTTTCATATGGGCTTGTATGTCCTATCTGATTTGTTTGCACATACTGTAAATCTAGCCTAGACAGCCCCCGCTATGTATTTGGCGAATAAAAACCCCCATATGGCACTGTATTACAAGGAAATATCTCTCTGACCGTGGATGAAAAAGAGTTAATCTCCAGGGACTCTGAGAATAAACCATCTGTCCAGCGTGGGACTAAGCAGGACTTCCCATGACCCTGcaagccaacacacacaagcgcactactctctccacacacacacacacacacacacacacacacacacacacacacacacacacacaccgcagatcAAATCAGATGTAGTAGTTCCATCTGAGAGGCAGCTGATGAAGCCAGCGGGTAGCCTGCTCGGTCGGTCCTCGACGTCCCTGGCACTTTCCCGGCACGCTGtcttggattttatttatttattccctgGATGATTTTTTTGTGGACTCGAGCTCATGCTGCTTACTTCTTCCCACACAATTCAGCTGAATAGATGTACCAGGCATGCGCGGGACACAGAAACAACTGTTGTTATAGCAGTGCAGAACTACCCTGAGGTAAGATAtggatgcatctctctctctctttctatcttcagAAAGCAAGCACATATAGTAGCCTACACATGGATGTAAGAGACATGAGAGAAGTGAGATAGAGAATTTACAACCGCACCTGACATCTGGAGATGAGCGACAGCTAGACTTCAATGGGATTATCGCCCACAGCACCATGCATCATGTGCATTTCGACATCTTTCTCGCTCTATTTCCATCTGTTTTCTCACTGTAGTATATTACAtgtatgtattcattcatttcatatgTATTCTCTTGGTGTAGTTACTTATTCAAGTTATTTTGTGACCAGTTGTTTTGGACGGTCCTTGAAGTAGTGATGTATTCAGTATTGCAGTTGACAGGTCATTAGGTGCCAGAAAATGATGGTCATGATGGAAAATCTTGAGAGACTGGGGTGGAAAAAaacccttctttctctttttctgttttgctttacatgttttgtttatttaattatttaacaGTCCTCAAAGCGATTTTCCATGTAGCACCTCTGATCGTTAACTAGTAGCTATGGTCATCAGTGCTAATGGTAGGGATACTTTGACAATTTAGTTCACCAGTGGGGTTTTTTTGCACCCCAGCTGCTCCTTCCAGCCAGTGGTGCCTGGAAAACCCTAACCTAGCCCCTAACTAGTCCTTAGCCCCACTCCTAAACCTAACCCCGAATTTTAAGCCTGACACTTGTTTGGATGGTGTGCTTGGCAAGCATGTTGCCTTTAAGGCACCGTTGTTGAGAGCAAAAAACACCAAagaccaacagtttgctcttctGAGCATGGTTTTGTCAATTATGTACTATTTTGTAAGTGTGCATCATTACTGTGGTTCAGGTGTATGTAAGACAGTATGTCGTATATTACACATTTCTGTCTGTTCCTCGTTCTGCAGGATGTCCTATCCTTCCATTGTCCAGTCTCCGCATCAGCCTGTGGCCTTAACCCTACCCAATCCCCCCAGTCAAGACGACGATGACTTCCCCAGTCCTCCCAGTCCCAGTCAAGGTGACGCATTTCCCAATCCCCCCTGTGAAGACCACGAATTTCCCAACCCCCCTAGCCTAGACAACGATTTTCCCAATCCCCCTTGTCAAGAAGAGGACTTCCCCAATCCGGCCGCTCAGGAAGGGGAGAAGCCGGAGCCTGGTCTCCACTTCCGCTCGGCTCCCGGTGCGGGCCTGGTGCTGGCCGGCTTCCTGGtgctggtgggggtgggtgtggccACCGCTGGCTACTGGCCTTCGCGTGCTCTGCCGCGCCAGTCTCCGACGAGGCCCCGCGAGAGGCTGAAGCTGATCGGGCCAATCATCTTGGCCGTgggcctcttcatcctcatctgcTCCAGCACCTTGCTGTACGAAAATCGCGATCGCCTGTGGGCAGAGGAGAATGGAGGCAAGAAGAAgcgcaaaaagaagaaaagacggCAACGCAAAAgcaagcctcctcctcctcctcctactactaatGACTATGAGGAGTGTCCTGTGGAAGAGGTGATGACCGTATGTCTTCCTCCACCGAGTCTggccacacacaccctcaccgaTTCAGAGCTTAACATCCACTGTGTGATCACTGTGACTGACATGTGTGGCACATCACTGGATGCCAAACAGCAGGACAGTGGACTGGGCCCCTTGTCACCCTTTCAGCCCTCCCATTACAAGGTGGATGCCAAACAGGACTCGAGTTTGGGTCCCTCGGCATCATTTCAGCCGTCCCATTGCAAGCTGGATGCCAAACAACAGGATGGTGGACTGGGCCCCTTGCCACCATTTCAGCCATCCCACTGCAAGCCCAGTGGTGTGGAGAAGCCCCTCCCACTGCTGACACCTCCAATCATAAAGCTGAACAACTGTGTGATTGACCCCTACCCCCTTGAGCCCCCGCCCCTGCCTCAGCGCACCTATAAACTCAAGAGGAGCGGCTCCAGCTTTGAGAGccgataagtgtgtgtgtgtgcgtgtgtgtgtgtgtgtgtgtgtgtgtgtgtgtgtgtgtgtgtgtgtgtgtgtgtgtgtgtgtgtgtgtgtgcgtgtgtgcgtgtgcgtgtgtgtgtgtgtgtgtgtgtgtgtgtgtgtgtgtgcgtgtgcgtgtgcgtgcttgcgtgcgtgtgtgtgtgtgtgtgtgtgtactgtatgtgtgtgtgtgtgcgactgtgtgtatgtgcgtgcacgtgtgtatgtatctgtgcgcgtgtgtatttaCGTACATTCTTTGGAGTGTCGTTAACGAATTAAAATGCATAGAATTTTCAAAATGCTCGGTCCCACATATGATTTCTTTTTAATCTTTTTCTATTGAGGTTAAGCCTATGGACATTTAATGACAGGCAGAGACTTGTCAATTTAAAATGAAGAAAAGTCTTTGAAATGAAAACATGCTGTACATTTTTTCTATAAACAACTGTGTGCTTTGAGGATTGAAtgatgtctgtgtgcgcatgatctgtgtgtgtgcatgtgtttcattGTGTGAACATCCCAGATTTGGAGCATGCATGTGTTTAATATAGGTTTGGTATGTCTTAGTATTGAACACTAATCCTGATCCGGCTTAGCCTTAGCCAGTGTCGAGTCGTGGTAAGCAACACAATACAGCAGCCAAGCAATCAGCACAGTTGCCAAGGAACCACACATAGGCCTTCACGCAGACCTTTACAGTCAAAACAGCTTAGCAAccaaccacccaccacacacacacacacacacacacacacacacacacactctcacagtccAATCCACAAACTGCTCATGAAAACTCATTTCGGTTCACTCCAACACAATTGATTTATTTGTGAATTTCAATCCATACTGACATAATATCAACCCACACATTACATTCAAATAAAACACTGGACCTTAGCAATATAGTACATTCAAATATCTATACTTAATATAAAAGGATGGTTATATAGTTGGCCTAAACAGAAATCAtcaaaacagacagaaaaacaccaGGGATAGGATTCAAACAGGCAATAACTAGGGATAACAGGTGATTCATTCCTTGATGCTCATTGATATTGAATTCTTTCTATTGAATTCCTTCCAGTCTGATGGAACTTGCACAATACTGTTGATTCCAGATCGCTGCTGTGTCCTCACATAATAGATATCCGTTCGTCTCTTTCCCACTGAAATCACACATTACCATATAACTGGGTTAATTCACAGAGAAGTTGCACAATTATGTATATTGTATGTAATTCTGTGTGAACAAGTAAAAGACATTTCTTTTCTTGTGTAATGTGGGTAACACTTGCTTTTACTATGTGTGTTAAATTAATGAGGTATTCTACAGTTAAATAAAATTATGTGACTGCAGGTAACATGTACCTGCACTGTACCTGTACCTTAGAGCTAAGATTAGTGTTAGGTATGTACAGCGCAAGTAATACAGTATTACATGCTGATATGCATGTAGATGCATTAAAAagagaaatgtaaaaatgtagtGTATGTAATGTGGATTTACACCTGATGTAGGCTAACATTACACTATGCATTTGCATTGTAACTTAGGGGTAGGTATGTTCAGAGTAATAATGTTACATGTTGATACATTTAGATAATTATGCTTAAAAAGGAACCGTAAATTGTTAACTAGCATAATGTGTCATGCCCATATATGTGTTTAATGCAGCGTTGCCATAATAGAGGTGTTCCCAAAACTTTTCTGCTggaacccccttttggacctaagaataatTGAATGATCCCTAACATTTCATCATTAATATTGCTATGTTTAAATGTGAAATCCAAAAAGTGAATATTGTAACTAACaaatttatggaattatgttaactCTTAGCATGTGGTTTTCTCGGTTTTAGTCAAAggctctttctcaaaacctaggccagtgtcctaccaagtgtatcagcctaattagtcacgcccagtgattggatactctttattagtcacacccagaga from Engraulis encrasicolus isolate BLACKSEA-1 chromosome 5, IST_EnEncr_1.0, whole genome shotgun sequence includes:
- the LOC134449308 gene encoding uncharacterized protein LOC134449308, with translation MSYPSIVQSPHQPVALTLPNPPSQDDDDFPSPPSPSQGDAFPNPPCEDHEFPNPPSLDNDFPNPPCQEEDFPNPAAQEGEKPEPGLHFRSAPGAGLVLAGFLVLVGVGVATAGYWPSRALPRQSPTRPRERLKLIGPIILAVGLFILICSSTLLYENRDRLWAEENGGKKKRKKKKRRQRKSKPPPPPPTTNDYEECPVEEVMTVCLPPPSLATHTLTDSELNIHCVITVTDMCGTSLDAKQQDSGLGPLSPFQPSHYKVDAKQDSSLGPSASFQPSHCKLDAKQQDGGLGPLPPFQPSHCKPSGVEKPLPLLTPPIIKLNNCVIDPYPLEPPPLPQRTYKLKRSGSSFESR